TAAAATCGCCGTGATAAATAGTTTTGGtattcacaaaatatatttcaatgtaaATACGCTTGAAAGTCATGTCCTCCCGGCCTCTAAGGTGGTAAATTATTAGACTTCGTGTCTACTGATCATTCgagaaacataataaaaacaataacaacaactcATTTTTATTGAGCAACTATgcgacaaaataaaaacatactgttggtataatacaataacactGAACGACGAAGTTTAGGTTATTTTGCTTATAAAGTACGCTACGCGTGcaagttttaatttgaatacatatattatattcagggATCACGACAAAAGATCTGTTTTCTTTATACATCTCACGCGGCGTAGCGACGTACTGTGAGTACAGAATTTCTCTTCCAATTTCCAAAACAACGCCTTTGTACAGTTTATCTTTGGGTGTACAGACTCTCTCACAtattgcaaagcattattataattatgatggcGGATATTACACTTTGCCGTTTGTTTTTGCGTTTCGTTCTCTAGTACAAAAGTATaatgcgtaatattataatattttgactgatcgtattttttaattttttaattttttttttttttttgttgttatccTTATCGACTTATCAaacgattaaattaatacggaatttgttagtaaaaaaaaaaattgctctccaaaatataatatgctgttAATAACAAATCGTGTGTTTGTGTATTTCAATCATAAACGATAAAATCgttgtttacatttattttattttaaatccaatTAAATTGatgcgataatataataaatatatatattataaaaaataaattattacttgttaACTGTATATAGCAATCAcaaaagaacataatattttattgcacataattaaaattcatgttCACAATCTGTGATTTTTACATTTCCGTTTTTACACATCATAGTGGTTTTGTGAGCTTTTGTTGTTctgtattttagtttatttattttagtgttccatttattttactacttatcaaatcaaaatattaattttttttttttttttaatgtttatgtaacTTGAAAATGGCTTAGATCAAAACCGGTAGTTACtgcttaaaatgtaaataatacccTTGATTctgagaatttttaattctacttatttataagacaatattttctatacaatacaaaaatattgacttcTCGAAATagatagaaaaaaacaatattttaaacaaatataccaCCGCAGTCGACATAACCTTGGCTCGCTACACTatcttttgatttattttgttagtaagttatatctttaaattaaaaccgaCAATATCgtgttatattaggtatatatatgaatattttaataagctcTCGTACAAATCAAATACCACAAGTAAGATAAGCGCGCGCATACTATGACGCCTGTGTGGagggtttttaataaataataataatttaattcgacGTATATcactaggtatatttattatgtacttaggAGTCGGTAGACTAAATTCAAACCAATCTTCTGCATAAAActcaaaatagataaatttcaatattacgaAACTCAACAAACAtcactaaacaatataattttgcgtagtttttcttcattatatttttattagtttttaacgaGTAGTTATTAAAGCTTTGTACGAAGTATAGTTTAATTAGCCTATCTTCGAAATCCGTTAGCGAACGCAAATTACCAAAAGACATATTATAGTCAGTGGATTTTCTTTTCGTCACGTATTAACGTATtacaaacaacaataaaaacaaattggtcgcgtaaaacaataataataataaatataaattgtatgaataataaaaaaaaaaaaaacaaacgaaaCGTTTTGcgcatcataatttattattatctaaaaatacaaCTGTTTGCGTGACGAAGAGctttgacattttttacaaaCCACGCGATCGCGTTTGATCCGCAAGACAATCGGATTAACGCGCCGACGCGGTTACTGAACagacactatataatattgtactaaatttaaacgtccgacacacataatattatattcacgagTGAACGATATTACAGTATTCGAAGGTGTGAAGGGTCATACCCTCAGATATAATGCTATATGCTCATAAATACCTTTCGTGCTTGTACAATTATAGATGACATTGTCTAGATAAAACGGTAATGATGCCCGCCACGTTTGCGGCGCATAATATACGAACgagttttttgataatattatttcgtttctAACAGTGCCTATACACAGTCCCGATACATGTGAGTCGGTGGCCTATCACTGTTTAGAACTAAGATTATCTACACGATTACATGATATCAGGTGCACGCGTCTGAATTGTGGCTCATCTGCACTTTTTGATTACTACTACATCAGCCCGTGAATATTGTTTGGTAATGACGAcggtattaatgataataatacataatacataatgcataataataataataacaacaacaacagtacaaaatataatacaaacgtACACGCGCGATAATACGACgggatattaaattatattattattacggcgTGAGCTCCGCTGTCAGTCTCGCCCCACGCTCACGACGACATCTGCGGCCGTCGTCCCCGGGGCTGATCAGCGGGCGCGCTCGGTTCAGACCACATCCGGATAGAAGTCCGTGTCCTGAAACACCGTCTGCGGTTCACCCGTCAGCCTGTCCACGGACGACGCAAGACACCTGTAAAGGCCCTTGTCCAGGGGCGTCACGTCATGGAAATGCAGCGTGCTGCCTTTGGGCCTCAGGTGCATGTCGTACGTCTGCACCTCGCCCATTCGCCTCATGGCCATCTCCTTGTCCGCTTTTCCCGGGTCCACTCGTTCCCACACGATGTTCTGCAAAACCGACAAAATTATACACCGTAAACCACGATGCCGTGTCGTTATGactgctataatattatcacaggAGGGCTTGGCGGCGGGACGGTGGCGCGCGACCACAACAGCGATCCGTATGTTGCGGCAACCCTCGTCGGAAGACTTGTTTTTAAACGACTTCGGTACGTGATATTTTACGACTCCTGCTGGCTTGAAAAACGAACGAGACCGcagagaaaatattataaaaaaaaaaaatcattgtccGCCGACGAATACGCGGCTACGATATTATATCAGTATAGCGCAAATACGCCTCCGCGTGATGCAGTTCTGCGTGTCGACGATGACgagactatttattattattatgcacacgGTGTTTAGATGACTTCCCCACATCACGATGCTGACCGAGTGTAGAACATACAATcggtgtatttattatagtcacgctcgtaaaataataattatttaatatattatattttatgttaaaatccGCAAACTTGTAATATACGAACTAGCGTGATATTACACAGCCACTGGCTCGCCGTTTAAATAGTATACCGGACACTGCAACCGCggcgaaaataatattattattaaacgacgACGTTTCGATCGCGTGAGTCGTCGGAACCCTTGAATCCGATCGAACTCCGAGTAGGAAATTACAGTTCGTCGTACGGGTCGTAAACACAACTAATGGCGATATCATTTTTTTGCACACCTAACCACACTTGTAATCGCGTTGTTCGACGACGCGCTTGTCTGTTTAGTAATAACGTAAGGCCGTTAGCGAGTTAAAACACAACAAGCCGCAAAAACCGCGAAAAAGTTCTGAATGCGACAATAAcagtattgtatacattaaatgaGTAAAACTGTCTCCGTAAGTACACGCGCGATAATCGTCTTATCTGAACGGTGAGCGTCGACTGCGCGCGAAACACTGTCTCGTAAACTGTTGCGAATACagtaatctaaatatatatgtatgtattattataacgaataggtatacaattttaatcgggtgataatattaacgtaaaataaacacaactTTCGAAACTATTtgggtttttgaaaatatttgttattaaggACGgccgataattaaaaatcaataataaacgacataattgaaaaaataaaaatgtaatctttaatattgtttatctgattataatgtttttaagtgacgctattaattttaaatatcaaattaaaatacttttccaAATGTTTCGATAGAAATtcgaacaattaattaattaagtaattattgaaGTAccccttttaaaaaaattgaataagtgGAGTGAAGAAAACAGTGGTATATTATTGCAAAATTTTGTCTTACTGTACTcacgaaaaatgtatatttatagctATACTCAACTGCTCgtgtaaaattcaaaacactccaaaaaatgttttgttatagAATACGATTAACGATGCATGATTTcaatcaaaaaagtaaaaaaaaaaaaaaaaaaaataataaatctattaaattattttaataacaatgttaaGTAATGATTGGggaattaaaatagtattttctaaaaaggtcaatatgtttttaaatgacgagttttatattaaaacaattacccGGTGTGATGTTCGCATGATTATGTTGTGTCCAACGTTTATCGCACGCAATCTGTAactgtattgtttttaaacacaaacggttcaataaaaaaatgaaacattgttttttttttttcatattttatttagaatcaaACGTGAAATTTCCcagtaaactaataaatataaaaattatacagaaacagagatatttttttttataactatttaggtttttttttttttttatgatcgctttttttcttcttaatttataggttgatattatattgattcgtGTTCATGGCCGTGAAACGTTTtgacgattttaataaataaaaatatttacagtacaataatttattattacgagtgtataatattatattttacgtataatCTCCATACACAAATCAAGCGTacaatctatacatattaatactattgacATAACTAATATAGTTACGAATTATTACTGCGGAAAAAAGGGCTTACCGTTACAGCAGAAGGCTACTTTTTATCCAAACAAATTTAcgaaaactgttttatttttcgaacagatatattattatggaaagCTATTATTTGTCTAGTATGTCTCTTTAAATCGAAACTCATCAGTCatcatttaatcatttttcttAACACATTTGAGTAAGCATTCGTCAAACATCAACCCAGTCGACTATACTTTACTGAAATGTCTATCCCCCcctgaaaacaaaaacaaaaaggatttcaataaaatttccCGTTTCTCGCATCACCACCTCCGTTTACACAAGCAATAAAGTAACAAAGAAAGTTCGTATACACCTCATTATCGATTCCTCACCAAATGTCATTGAAAATTCCTTttagtaagtaatatataagatatttcgtagaaaacaaaatttttatataatattgatgttaaaCGTGAGTTGCTGCTGTTTCGGTGAAATAAGACGATTTTGCAATACCAGATGCACTGGCCATACTCACGTCGAtgttataaaactgttttcgAAAATCCATTTCTCCggactttattattaatatattacggttaaaaatcaagtaaaatgttaaaccgtgattaatgtaatataatacggaaataataatatcattaggcacataacgttattttatttatcagttCGGTTTTCTGCGCCACCTGTCCGTTCCAATTAGCGTTAATTGTATTTGTCAGACTCGAACTTACGGATATCACCGGCACAGTACTCGGAAATTCGCAATTGATCTCGGCTCCCGTCGGCGGCACCAACTTCCACCATCCACTGCCGATTCGCAGTCTCCGTGTCTTTTTGCTCTCCGTCGCTGAAGCGGTGTCTATTCGGTTGTAAAATCCCCATCTGTAAAAATTCTCTATGCATTATTTACTTACAACGTACATGTTTTGtttctctatttttttttaaactgcatttatatataaatattgtaagcgAAATTATTTCCATTCCACTTGTATCTAGGTACTTACTGGTAtacagaataaatataaattttttaaacgatttgaACAATCTAGATTTCctctatcattttttaattaaaaaaatatacgtatatatatatatatatcaagtaTATTAAGTCCGgtagaaaaatgtaattcatacaaatattttaattattttaataataaaaataatcaaatttgttCATTTGAAATTAACATTCATATTctagactattttttttttttagtcaattAAGAGTTTTCTACATAATCCTAAAATTGTAGTAAAATTAGTAGAATCATAAtctgattaattaattacaactaCTTGCAACTAAGTTTATCGCTagatgtttatttatagtttaattattgttagtaatatttttttctagagtttcagtttatgaaattaattttaaaactaaaccgATTTTCTGTTCTTCcgtatacaaaataagtaacgagattttattattgtaggaAGCTAAAGTACCTTATCAGAAATCGGtataaacttttgttttatttttttaacttatgttCGATTTTTGTGTAGAATCTTATTAGATTCGCAGTAGAACCTCGTTTTATTTTGCCGGCcacttaataataagaatatactaacattttaataactataaatcttGATCGAGTATAAAACgcgtaatgttaaattattattaatattcatatgtcGATATTCTACGTTGACCTTAATTCgttgttaaacaaatataattagatttttggtttcattatttatttatttttacacaattatatgattataatcatcattattacTTCCTTGCGttgttaatcaaaataattggatTCGAAACGCCATTACTTTTCGTTCCCACCGTTCCCACTTCAATTTTTGTCcacttaacaatataatatttaatttttaaattaacaaaactgTCCTATGTATTCAGtgaatatacatttgtaaaaaaactaaaaagcataatatgcatattttttcaaacttatacaatatagatattgttattttttattagaagaCTAATTTAACACGAGACAAGTATATACAACACGATTTCTACTGTACACAACAACGACTTTAAAGGCTGTAACCTAGTggcatagtatataatttcacTCCGATGAATTCAACTAAATACCaggtaaatgtatacatataatttaagcaATCTCCAGggaacattaatttattcaaacataatacatatttattaggtaagtaatattttagttatgcgAAATTCGTAATCGTTTATAAccggtaaaaataataattttaaatatgaacaaataaaataaagcatCGTCTAAACGTAGAGTATCCGTCGAACCTCATCTAAAAGAAGAGaggaataattaatgtattttaataatacaagggAATACCGggaatatactcgtaatatcatatattattattctagttATTTGGGTATTGACGTTGTCttttacttttacaatattatattatacaactcgCTGATGTTCGTGTTTGACTAGTGTTCCACGAGCTTACGGGTCCTAAAaacgtgtattttaatatcgtgTTATGAGTTTGATGTTTGTTTCGTCGCAAcatgatatcatattatgtgtgCAATATCAGAACACGGCGATTACGCGCAACACGGTCCGtttataacgaaaaatatcATCGAAGATATCGAATTTCTGTTttcaacagttttatttttattttcgaatttaatattataagtaaaattttgattttgtagcgaattaattgttttatacgacgattgaaaacaaaactattccagctataaatttgatacaatttacgaagataaaatagtaaaaataattttttttattattattaattcattgctctttttaattatctttttttttaatatccgaTTATTtgacatgtataaaaaatattcaagatactaatagttgtattaatacataataatatttataaaaagttggtTCAGTATAGGTTTTTTCTcgtaatacctaatattaattaggattatataatactcgtatatgcgatttgtttttgataaaaattagttaacctaccgttttactattaaaaaaataaattacaaaattggtaggaatattttataataaaatgtctttAGAAATAAAGAGCCAACCCGCTAAGTTCGTCTCcgctaaaaataattgtacgtattcaataattatttatcattgagtTCGAATTAAGCACATCCATTACAGCGACCTTTTCAATGACGATGTACGTTTGACATCTTTTATGTTTGTACAGCAGAACGACTTTTTTCAGCAttcttaaaatacttttaagtgtctttttataggatttttggaaactattttagatttttatagatCTGCATAAACTTTACTATagctatttatactataaaaaagtcataaattgattttacaagTTCAATATTTTCGTATTAGTACTTATGCAAATTGTCCTACttatataaaagataatattaaattatagttaaaatattacacaccttatataatatatttaggtacccTTATCATAAAATGgcattttaaaacttcaaatacATATCGTCAGATCCCAAGAACCTGGATTGGTTATTTATAGaccaaactataatattattagaacgaTACACGgacataatatatcaagtaGGTacgtaatgaatattatacacgaaattgtaatactaataataaaattaattacattactttaatcataatattattataactagggCTGTGCATTTATAGCAATAAAAaacctttataaaaaatgcgtttaaaatatcaaaaaaatgtacttaaaatgcacttaaatagtttttaatttatttttgtatttatattgatattagtatattatactattatgcatgaacatttatttatttaataaaaaaaaattaagagaaagttgacttaattttaatttttattttgaaatttattgattctttaataattctattcacctgaaacatttaaaaaaaatatattaaaggttTTAAAAGATGTTGATTgaaagaatttaattaaaaagataaaaaatccaaaaaaatgtaatataaaagtttcataaatgtatttgttgttacataattcatattatgtatttacaaagCTACGTTTTACaatcaccaaaaaaaaaaaaaaaaaaaaattcatagccCTGGATATAACATTTACTTAATGATATAGGCTGATAGACTGTCTCCAGTCAGAACTATTTTgcgtatataatgatatattgggtattgaatttaaatttaatacatccatCACAGGGATCCTTTCGACATCTATCGTACAGTAGAGCGGCAACTACTTGCTAGACTTGTTTTCTTTTTCccgagttattttaaaaaatactaggaATTTTTTTACATCTGATCCTTAAAAGTACCGTCTAGATCCAATTCACTGCCAGAAATCATTCCCAAAGTTtaaattgaatcatttttactgCTCCAAAAGGTGATGAGAGGAAAAAAACcctatcattgtaaaatcaatacattcatcgttccgctcagaatctaaaagtaAGTACGCTTAGTGAATTACCCcatatatattgcataatatattggtacAGATGCATGCTTGTTCCTTGCACGGTTGTGTTTGAGTACGGTTTATTTTCGACTAAAGTCCACTGAAATTCCGTAACTGCCAAGCACGgtacacaaaaaattattgaatttagaaaaaaataacaagcgTAAACTCGTGAGTGATTCGAAATCGTTTAGAGAGATGCCTAGTGCCGACGAGCGTGTCGCGCGGGCGTAACGTCCCGAAAACACGTACCCATGTCAAGCCAATAGGTTGTAACTTTTAAACCTGTACACATATAGGTAGATTAACTGCtgcgttttataaataataaatcagacCAAttgaaaatggaaaataaaaagctACAACTGCTGTAAGAATCGTCGGAAACCTCTAGGATCGTCACGCCTTTGCACGTTTTCACGAGTAAAACATccgttttgataaaattggtttttttttatcattattattattaatcaaacgTTAATATATTGGCGGTTTTTATGAGTATCCTTTTACGATTTTTACAAAgtcacttttttataatagttaataaaacttttaaaccgCAGTCAATCACTAatcatatgataaaatatgctttcattataatttcccatttatgattatttcaaAGAAGGTActtatgtatctataatataataatgtttaaaaaaaattaataattaaatagtaattcatgacttaaaaatttgtataacaagtataagtataactatAGCCATTTCCAAAACTAGAATAACTTAtaccatgatattatattttatgctaatTTATGTTTCCAGCTTTGGTAAAAATCATTACTTGTTATATGGTATGCCTTTCTGGAAGTTCTCTCGCATCGAGGCCAGCTTTTCAAAATACCGTATACCATaactgaaacaaaaataaactgcGTCAGATTGTGTGTGATCGCGATACTGAAAGTCTAAAATAAAGTGTCTAGTGAAGGTTTTATTACGATTCCTACTCAAACACACAGATATATATTCACATacatgagtataataatatatatatatgtatgtgtgagTGTGTTGGTGTATGTATGCGTgtgttttactataatatacgtgaGAAAGTGATGTGCGCGTGTTTGTAAACGGTCAAAGGGCCGTAATATTTCGtgccaaaatgtataaatacgttttaaaaagCTTCTTCTTTTTGACAAAGAAATCCTACTTTTTTGCTTTAAAGCtcgaagattttttttttttaacgacacTGCTTAATGGGAAAAAACTGTTTCGTATAAGTCactaaagtttataaaaaaaaaaaaagtatatttatattaatcgaacaataaatattttaattagatttcaGAGAAAGTTTGATTTTCCATTGCTCatcgtttttaattacattgttatttcattaatttagttaCGATGAGcgtcttgtttatttttatttcttattctttttttttgcataataaACGCACAAAATGCTTCGTTTtacagataattttattgtccTAGCATCACGAGACGCAACTAcgttaaatcataattaacaaGAATAAAATTCGAAAGTTGTAGATTATACCATAATCGCTATCTATACCTAGGCATGACACTTCCAACAAATTCATGCGAAGGAACATTCCCGGTGCCAAAATGCcaaatatgtttaaagttatatctttttaataaatattttgcatgtagttttaaaacaaattttttaagctttacaaaatttttatatgactTGATTAatccaattaataaaataaataatgttaagtatGTTAATAGGACATTTTGCAActgttgatttttatgtacatttatcaataagtatttaaaattaagaatttcaaAGATAAACTTACAgtgtaaaatttgtattatatgtatacgtatgaaattactttttcgtcacatacataaattatgtatatgattatGGAGACGCATAGATTACACATAGATTAATTGTGTGATCACAAAAttaattcagaaaaaatattgttacgttcgataataatttcttgatttgattaaaatataatatatttatggtacTTTGTTAATCTGATTTATTGAGGTTTAAAAATTCCCAAATTTAATTAgtcatagaaaaatatacatagaaaaatGAACAATCTAGATTTTTTCTATTGCCccgtaaatctaaaatatgtataaataatatttttattttattatttataaggttATGAATTAACTAAGgcaatcatataaataaatgcgtCAGTGATTTAATCAATAGTCTATTTTGAGGTCTATCGCAATTATTGGAATCCTTATATTgtaacctaatatattatggtatttttatattttccaccagtttaagtattattttatacttatatttatcaaaaaacttattctccaatatttaaattaaatacaccaACATTTAGACTTACGACGagtaaacaataattcataccctaaaaatatctttatgatTCATGTTAATTCTAGTATATTCCCAGGAATTTCACTCCActactatacaaatatactatattatagtgttcaaTGTTCatagatatcatattatgatatatttatagtataatgaaCGAACTTTTGtaattacacaaatattgtaatctctttgtattaaagatattaaagtaggtaataatttaatattaaccgaGTTTGCAGT
This sequence is a window from Rhopalosiphum maidis isolate BTI-1 chromosome 1, ASM367621v3, whole genome shotgun sequence. Protein-coding genes within it:
- the LOC113548954 gene encoding uncharacterized protein LOC113548954, whose protein sequence is MLPRVLVAVQVLHAVALAEILKPTWHQYYYPGHHAYGIRYFEKLASMRENFQKGIPYNKWGFYNRIDTASATESKKTRRLRIGSGWWKLVPPTGAEINCEFPSTVPVISNIVWERVDPGKADKEMAMRRMGEVQTYDMHLRPKGSTLHFHDVTPLDKGLYRCLASSVDRLTGEPQTVFQDTDFYPDVV